Proteins from a genomic interval of Chroococcidiopsis thermalis PCC 7203:
- a CDS encoding NADAR family protein, translated as MAIYFYKVCEPYGCFSNFSPHSIDIQGTYWSTVEHYYQAQKFVGSANEAIIPIIHAAATPEQAAALGRDRTLQVRSDWEQVKTQVMHVAVRQKFLTYPDIQSILIATGDELLVENSPTDYYWGCGCDRTGQNYLGKILMSVRQEIREIAQIGDRALHDYQ; from the coding sequence ATGGCAATCTACTTTTACAAGGTATGCGAACCCTACGGGTGTTTTTCTAACTTTTCACCCCACTCGATCGACATCCAGGGTACTTACTGGTCAACAGTAGAGCATTATTATCAAGCACAAAAATTTGTCGGTAGTGCTAATGAAGCCATTATTCCTATCATTCATGCTGCGGCAACACCAGAGCAAGCTGCCGCACTAGGACGCGATCGCACTCTTCAAGTTCGTTCCGATTGGGAACAAGTCAAAACCCAGGTCATGCACGTCGCCGTGCGCCAGAAGTTTCTGACCTATCCCGATATTCAATCGATTTTGATTGCAACTGGAGACGAATTACTGGTAGAAAACTCGCCGACTGATTACTATTGGGGCTGCGGTTGCGATCGCACGGGTCAGAACTATCTGGGGAAGATCTTGATGAGCGTGCGTCAGGAAATTCGAGAAATAGCTCAGATCGGCGATCGGGCGCTGCACGACTACCAATAA
- a CDS encoding LysR family transcriptional regulator, protein MKQATLHQLKVFEAAARNGSFTRAAEELFLTQPTVSMQVKQLTKAVGLPLFEQVGKRLYLTEAGRELFATCREIFEKLAQFEMTVADLKGLKQGRLRLAVITTAKYFVPRLLGPFCQLYPGIDIALQVTNHSGIVDRLKENLDDLYIMSQLPEHLDIGFQPFLENPLVVLAPANHPLAGEKNISLQQLSEEPFILREPGSGTRTAVQKLFDEQGIKLKVKLELGSNEAIKQAIAGGLGLSVLSRHTIIPESANPELTVLDVEYFPIERNWYMVYPAGKQMSVVARTYFEYLLNAAQQIVEQTKGTL, encoded by the coding sequence GTGAAGCAAGCAACGCTTCACCAATTAAAGGTGTTTGAAGCTGCGGCGCGCAATGGTAGCTTTACCCGTGCCGCAGAAGAGTTATTTTTAACCCAACCGACTGTTTCCATGCAGGTGAAGCAGCTAACCAAGGCGGTCGGTCTACCTCTATTCGAGCAAGTGGGTAAGCGTCTCTACCTCACGGAGGCAGGACGAGAACTATTTGCTACCTGTCGGGAAATTTTTGAGAAACTCGCTCAATTTGAGATGACGGTAGCAGATTTGAAAGGTTTGAAGCAGGGGAGATTGCGACTTGCGGTCATTACCACTGCCAAATACTTCGTACCGCGCCTGTTAGGACCATTTTGCCAGCTTTACCCAGGGATTGATATCGCCTTACAGGTAACGAATCATTCAGGGATTGTCGATCGCCTGAAGGAGAATCTGGACGACTTGTATATCATGAGTCAGCTACCAGAACATCTCGATATCGGTTTCCAGCCATTTTTAGAAAACCCCTTAGTCGTGCTTGCGCCAGCCAATCATCCGCTGGCAGGGGAAAAAAATATTTCCTTGCAACAATTAAGCGAAGAACCGTTTATCCTGCGCGAACCAGGTTCGGGAACGCGCACGGCGGTACAGAAGCTCTTTGACGAGCAGGGGATTAAACTGAAAGTTAAGCTCGAATTAGGCAGTAACGAGGCAATCAAGCAGGCGATCGCAGGGGGTTTGGGTCTTTCCGTCCTCTCGCGCCACACCATCATCCCAGAATCCGCTAATCCAGAATTAACCGTGCTGGATGTGGAATATTTTCCCATTGAGCGCAACTGGTATATGGTTTATCCTGCTGGCAAGCAAATGTCTGTCGTCGCCCGTACTTATTTTGAGTATTTGTTAAATGCTGCCCAGCAAATTGTAGAACAAACAAAAGGAACGCTGTAG
- a CDS encoding carbon dioxide-concentrating mechanism protein — MQTQNQGFATSGQEHRVQNFQEMALGLVSTRSFPAIVGTADMMLKTAEVTLVGYEKIGGGHCTAIVRGRTADVRLAVREGAATAESFGELVSSLVIPRPLPNLEAVLPIGLRLQQLTARGYSRLSHQAVGLLETRGFPAMVGAADAMLKAADVQLASYERIGAGLCTVIIRGSVSNVAVAVEAGMYEAERIGELNAVMVIPRPLDDLEQTLPLASCWIEQQQPLQLPLAIKEKEKEKELVQLPDLANLPVPLKEEEIIPRDL, encoded by the coding sequence ATGCAGACACAGAATCAAGGGTTCGCCACTTCTGGGCAAGAACATCGGGTACAAAACTTTCAGGAAATGGCTTTAGGCTTGGTATCTACCCGCAGCTTTCCCGCAATTGTCGGGACGGCAGACATGATGCTCAAGACTGCTGAAGTCACCCTAGTAGGATACGAGAAAATTGGCGGTGGGCACTGTACGGCGATCGTGCGCGGTCGTACTGCCGATGTTCGCCTCGCCGTGAGGGAAGGTGCGGCAACGGCTGAAAGCTTTGGCGAATTAGTTTCCTCATTAGTCATACCTCGCCCTTTGCCGAATCTAGAAGCTGTATTACCAATTGGTCTGCGCTTGCAACAATTGACCGCAAGAGGTTACAGCCGCCTCAGTCATCAAGCTGTCGGACTGCTAGAAACACGGGGATTTCCTGCAATGGTAGGTGCAGCCGATGCCATGCTCAAAGCTGCCGACGTGCAACTTGCTTCCTACGAACGCATTGGAGCTGGGTTGTGTACCGTCATCATTCGCGGTAGCGTATCTAATGTTGCCGTCGCTGTAGAAGCAGGAATGTACGAGGCAGAACGGATTGGCGAACTCAACGCCGTGATGGTGATTCCTAGACCCTTGGACGATTTAGAACAGACCTTACCACTGGCAAGCTGCTGGATCGAGCAACAGCAACCTTTACAACTACCACTCGCCATCAAGGAGAAGGAAAAGGAAAAAGAACTCGTACAATTACCAGATTTAGCTAATTTGCCCGTGCCACTTAAAGAAGAAGAAATCATCCCTCGCGATCTGTAA
- a CDS encoding hexapeptide repeat-containing transferase: protein MSLSPLHPIGNFNSHISGEVIIDRTAAIAPGVVFHADPNSKIIIAAGVCIGMGVVLHAHDGNVEIETGVNLGAGVLVVGKATIGANACVGAATTVFNCSVAPKQVIPPGSLLGDTSRHLTVDSTVEVEAAPTPPTDATQPSPPTSATLGATPESNGQMAGSAQSQLEPTQPSGDRIVYGKASITRLMATLFPHSQSLNQPPPDTPPSQGT, encoded by the coding sequence ATGTCTTTATCGCCACTACACCCAATTGGTAACTTTAATTCGCATATCAGTGGCGAGGTGATAATCGATCGCACGGCAGCGATCGCTCCTGGGGTAGTTTTCCATGCCGACCCAAACAGTAAAATTATTATTGCAGCAGGAGTATGTATTGGCATGGGAGTCGTGCTGCACGCCCATGACGGAAATGTAGAGATCGAGACGGGAGTTAATCTCGGAGCTGGGGTTTTAGTGGTAGGTAAAGCTACAATCGGAGCAAATGCTTGCGTCGGTGCGGCAACGACAGTTTTTAATTGTTCTGTCGCTCCCAAACAAGTGATTCCTCCAGGTTCTTTGCTAGGAGATACCAGCCGTCACTTAACGGTAGATTCTACTGTTGAGGTTGAAGCAGCACCGACACCGCCAACTGATGCAACTCAGCCATCGCCACCAACATCGGCAACACTTGGAGCAACACCTGAGTCTAACGGTCAGATGGCTGGATCGGCACAAAGTCAACTAGAACCAACTCAACCGAGTGGCGATCGCATTGTTTATGGTAAAGCTTCCATCACGCGGTTGATGGCAACGTTGTTTCCCCATAGTCAATCATTGAACCAACCACCACCAGATACTCCTCCATCTCAAGGAACCTAA
- a CDS encoding ribulose bisphosphate carboxylase small subunit, with product MVARSYAAPPTPWSKNLAEPQIDETAYVHSFSNVIGNVHISSNVLIAPGTSIRADEGTPFHIGAGTNVQDGVVIHGLEQGRVIGDDGKQYSVWVGKNTSITHMALIHGPAYVGDDCFIGFRSTVFNARIGNGCIVMMHVLIQDVEIPAGKYVPSGATITNQQQADRLPDVQQVDREFARHVIGVNNALRSGYLCADDKACITPIRDELSQPQADGDKGVNGSASGIMGRRLNTEAVEQVRHLLSQGYKIGTEHVDQRRFRTGTWKSCTPLEPRSESEAIAALESCLAEHEGEYVRLFGIDPRRRQRVLETIIQRPNGQALIQSNGAARVTVPPASSSYRSSAASSGSYGGGSTGSSKLDSETVEQIRGLLAQGYQVGTEHVDQRRFRTGSWASCGTINSNQVSQVISAVEASLAEFSGEYVRLIGVDPRRRQRVLETIIQRPDGPVISHSAGHSAGHSNYASAPSYGNGSSSNSGRVTSSKLGGDIVDQVRHLLAAGHTIGSEHVDQRRFRTGSWQSCSPITTRNESEVVNALETCLANHPGEYVRLVGIDSKQKRRVLETIIQRP from the coding sequence ATGGTAGCCCGCAGCTATGCTGCCCCGCCTACCCCCTGGTCAAAAAATTTGGCAGAGCCACAGATTGACGAAACTGCATACGTACATTCCTTTTCCAACGTGATTGGGAACGTCCATATCAGTTCTAACGTCCTAATCGCGCCAGGAACTTCAATTCGCGCCGATGAAGGCACTCCTTTTCATATCGGTGCAGGCACGAACGTGCAGGATGGGGTAGTGATTCACGGACTGGAACAAGGTCGCGTGATCGGGGACGATGGCAAACAATATTCGGTATGGGTCGGGAAAAATACTTCCATTACTCATATGGCGTTGATTCACGGACCGGCATACGTAGGAGACGATTGCTTCATCGGCTTTCGTTCCACCGTATTCAACGCCAGAATTGGTAATGGTTGCATTGTCATGATGCACGTTCTGATCCAAGATGTAGAAATCCCGGCTGGGAAGTACGTACCTTCGGGAGCGACGATTACCAACCAACAGCAAGCCGATCGCTTACCCGACGTGCAACAAGTAGATCGAGAGTTTGCGCGTCACGTCATTGGGGTCAATAACGCGCTGCGATCGGGTTATCTTTGTGCTGACGATAAGGCTTGCATCACCCCCATTCGCGACGAGTTGTCACAACCTCAAGCGGATGGGGATAAAGGCGTTAATGGGAGTGCTAGTGGAATCATGGGTAGAAGATTGAATACAGAAGCAGTGGAGCAAGTGCGACACCTATTGTCGCAAGGATACAAAATCGGGACAGAACACGTAGACCAGCGCCGTTTCCGCACTGGGACGTGGAAGAGTTGCACGCCACTCGAACCTCGCTCGGAGTCAGAGGCGATCGCAGCTTTAGAATCTTGTTTGGCAGAACATGAAGGCGAATACGTCCGGTTGTTTGGGATTGACCCCAGACGCAGGCAACGAGTATTAGAAACAATTATTCAAAGACCTAACGGACAAGCCTTAATCCAAAGTAACGGCGCGGCGAGAGTTACCGTACCACCAGCTAGTAGCAGCTACCGCAGTAGTGCGGCTAGCAGTGGCAGCTATGGCGGAGGCTCGACAGGCAGCTCCAAACTCGATTCCGAGACCGTAGAGCAAATTCGTGGTTTGCTGGCACAAGGCTATCAAGTTGGGACAGAACACGTAGACCAACGCCGCTTCCGTACCGGTTCTTGGGCTAGCTGCGGCACAATTAACTCTAACCAGGTATCTCAGGTTATTTCAGCCGTGGAAGCCAGCCTCGCTGAGTTTTCAGGGGAGTACGTGCGCTTGATCGGCGTTGACCCCAGACGGAGACAGCGGGTACTAGAAACCATTATTCAGCGTCCCGACGGACCAGTGATTTCTCACTCAGCAGGTCATTCAGCAGGTCATTCTAACTACGCCTCTGCTCCTTCATATGGTAATGGCAGTAGTTCCAATTCGGGTAGGGTAACGAGTTCTAAGCTGGGGGGCGATATTGTAGACCAAGTACGCCACCTATTGGCAGCTGGGCATACAATTGGCTCGGAACACGTAGACCAACGCCGTTTCCGCACTGGTTCTTGGCAGAGTTGTAGTCCGATTACTACCAGAAATGAGTCAGAGGTAGTGAACGCGCTGGAAACTTGTCTGGCTAACCACCCTGGTGAATACGTCCGGTTGGTCGGGATTGACTCTAAACAAAAACGACGGGTGCTGGAAACGATTATCCAACGTCCATAA
- a CDS encoding EutN/CcmL family microcompartment protein, with the protein MQIAQVRGTVVSTHKEPSLRGAKLLLLQFIDADGRLLPKYEVAADWIGAGVDEWVLVSRGSAARQIDGNQSRPLDALVVGIIDTVSVDNRNLYSKREQDRSSFP; encoded by the coding sequence ATGCAAATCGCTCAAGTTCGGGGTACGGTTGTCAGTACCCACAAAGAACCAAGTTTGCGAGGAGCCAAGCTACTGTTGTTGCAATTTATCGATGCTGACGGTCGCCTGCTACCTAAATATGAGGTAGCAGCCGATTGGATAGGTGCTGGTGTAGATGAGTGGGTTTTAGTTAGTCGCGGCAGTGCTGCCCGTCAGATCGACGGCAATCAATCGCGTCCCCTAGATGCATTGGTAGTAGGAATTATCGATACTGTCAGCGTAGACAATCGCAACCTGTACAGCAAAAGAGAGCAAGACCGATCGAGCTTTCCTTAG